One genomic window of Acomys russatus chromosome 29, mAcoRus1.1, whole genome shotgun sequence includes the following:
- the Cd164l2 gene encoding CD164 sialomucin-like 2 protein: protein MAAPGPRALRAALCGGCCYFLLCTQLVIAGKGARGFGRGALIRLNIWPTAQGGCKHLGHCDLCVDKAHNVSICVWQQCGPEKPGHCVAQAEGVKEGCSVYNRSESCPAPHHHPTHEPKTSTTGSPPVPEAHSPGFDGASFIGGIVLVLSLQATAFFVLRFFKAKDGTYQTL, encoded by the exons ATGGCCGCACCCGGACCCCGCGCCTTGCGAGCTGCTCTCTGCGGCGGTTGTTGTTACTTCCTCCTGTGTACCCAGCTGGTTATAGCTG GTAAAGGAGCTCGTGGCTTCGGGCGAGGAGCCCTGATCCGCCTGAATATCTGGCCTACTGCCCAAGGGGGCTGCAAACACCTGGGACACTGTGACCTTTGTGTGGACAAAGCACACAACGTCTCCATTTGCGTTTGGCAGCAATGTGGTCCGGAGAAGCCAG GACACTGTGTGGCCCAAGCAGAGGGAGTCAAGGAAGGCTGCTCTGTCTATAATCGCTCGGAGTCATGCCCAG ctccccaccaccatcccacccatGAACCGAAGACAAGTACAACAG GGAGCCCACCGGTCCCTGAAGCCCACAGCCCTGGTTTTGATGGCGCCAGCTTCATCGGGGGCATTGTACTGGTACTGAGTCTGCAAGCAACAGCCTTCTTTGTGCTGCGTTTCTTCAAGGCCAAGGACGGCACTTACCAGACACTGTGA